A genomic window from Solanum stenotomum isolate F172 chromosome 10, ASM1918654v1, whole genome shotgun sequence includes:
- the LOC125841670 gene encoding LOW QUALITY PROTEIN: uncharacterized protein LOC125841670 (The sequence of the model RefSeq protein was modified relative to this genomic sequence to represent the inferred CDS: substituted 1 base at 1 genomic stop codon): MEKDLSENRYRRRRNDEDVKKVERQRHRDRSSSDDDDERGDRKARRRVSERESGDDGRGDRRARSRTIEHESGDDDGGGNNGKDDRRLSRRRTERGISDDDSKRKSQRDEREDSAERGDRRPKEEXEEDDDDGERDKTRERRRKSERVDDDEKDDRRERRRRNDREDDAGRDDRRQRRPKDGSEEDDERRDGRKESRKNVCQVDEDVERDDRSKRKRRHEGEDGDVKDDRKEMSRRNGDERNDRKDRNRNNGDDWKEKKQRESDDEKVQKRREGRVDRYNDDRKEKRRNVEREKKDDGDDHDRKDTRQRIGTDKHGKDKNREDNTQEDGALKASEVSKVQKQDGNLNIDRAKLGRSGGVYIPPFKLARMMKEVQDKSSVEYQRMTWDALRKSINGLVNKVNAANLKNIIPELFAENLIRGRGLFCRSCMKSQMASPGFTDVFAALVAVVNTKFPEVGDLLLRRIILQLQRAYKRNDKPQLLAAVKFIAHLVNQQIVHELIALELLTVLLEKPTDDSVEVAVGFVTECGSMLQDLCPRGLHGIFERFRGILHEGEIDKRVQFLIESLFALRKAKFQGYQAVRPELDLVEQEDQLTHEVSLSDTIDPEITLDIFKPDPNFLENERKYEELKKAILGEESEEGDSDAESEDEDDNEDEESEEEDEEQMQIKDETETNLINLRRTIYLTIMSSVDFEEAGHKLLKIKLEPGQEMELCIMLLECCSQERTYLRYYGLLGQRFCMINKIHQENFEKCFVQQYSMIHRLETNKLRNVAKFFAHLLGTDALPWHALAYIRLTEEDTTSSSRIFIKILFQEMSEHLGIRLLNERLNDPTMQDSLDSIFPKDNPKNTRFAINFFTSIGLGGITENLREYLKNMPRLIMQQQKPVSESDDESGSSGSGSESSSSSSDDSDSESDDSRRKRRRRR, translated from the exons ATGGAGAAGGATTTGAGTGAGAATAGATATCGTAGGAGAAGGAACGATGAGGATGTGAAGAAAGTAGAGCGGCAACGGCATAGGGATAGAAGCAGCTCGGATGATGACGATGAAAGAGGTGATAGGAAGGCGAGGAGGCGAGTAAGTGAACGTGAAAGTGGTGATGATGGAAGGGGGGATAGGAGGGCGAGGAGTCGAACAATTGAACATGAAAGTGGTGATGATGATGGTGGTGGTAATAATGGAAAGGATGATAGGAGGTTGTCGAGGCGAAGAACTGAACGTGGAATTAGTGATGATGATTCGAAGCGGAAGAGTCAAAGAGATGAACGTGAAGATAGTGCTGAAAGGGGTGATAGGAGGCCAAAAGAAGAATaggaagaagatgatgatgatggtgaAAGAGATAAAACGAGGGAGAGGAGGAGAAAAAGTGAACGGGTAGATGATGATGAGAAGGATGATAGGAGGGAGAGAAGACGAAGAAATGACCGTGAAGATGATGCTGGAAGGGATGACAGAAGACAGAGGAGGCCAAAAGATGGAagtgaagaagatgatgaaagGAGGGATGGTAGGAAGGAAAGCAGAAAAAATGTATGCCAAGTTGATGAGGACGTTGAAAGGGATGATAGGAGTAAGAGGAAACGACGACATGAAGGTGAAGATGGTGATGTAAAGGATGATAGGAAGGAGATGAGTCGAAGGAATGGAGATGAAAGAAATGATAGGAAGGATAGGAATCGAAACAATGGAGATGATTGGAAGGAGAAGAAGCAACGGGAGTCTGATGATGAAAAGGTGCAAAAGAGAAGGGAGGGTAGGGTTGATCGGTATAATGATGATAGGAAAGAGAAGAGGAGGAACgtagaaagagaaaagaaggaTGATGGTGATGACCATGATAGAAAGGATACAAGGCAAAGGATTGGGACTGATAAGCatggaaaagacaaaaataggGAAGATAATACCCAAGAAGATGGGGCACTGAAAGCCAGTGAGGTTTCCAAGGTGCAAAAGCAAGATGGTAATTTGAATATCGATAGAGCAAAATTGGGCAGGAGTGGGGGAGTGTACATTCCACCATTCAAATTGGCTAGGATGATGAAGGAGGTTCAGGACAAGAGCAGTGTTGAGTACCAGAGGATGACTTGGGATGCTCTGAGAAAGAGTATCAATGGACTGGTGAATAAAGTTAATGCAGCAAACCTCAAAAACATTATTCCAGAGTTGTTCGCAGAGAACTTAATTCGAGGGAGGGGTTTGTTTTGTAGATCCTGTATGAAGTCCCAAATGGCTTCTCCGGGTTTTACTGATGTGTTTGCTGCTTTGGTTGCGGTCGTTAATACCAAGTTCCCTGAAGTGGGTGATCTTTTGTTAAGAAGGATCATACTGCAGCTGCAAAGAGCTTATAAACGTAATGATAAG CCTCAGCTGTTAGCAGCTGTCAAATTTATTGCTCACCTTGTGAACCAACAAATCGTCCACGAGCTTATTGCTCTTGAACTACTCACGGTTTTGTTGGAGAAACCTACTGATGATAGTGTTGAGGTTGCGGTTGGTTTTGTTACAGAATGTGGTTCAATGCTTCAGGACCTCTGTCCACGAGGATTACATG GAATCTTTGAGCGGTTCCGTGGTATACTTCATGAAGGAGAAATAGATAAACGTGTTCAGTTCTTAATTGAAAGCCTCTTTGCATTGCGTAAAGCAAAGTTTCAG GGTTACCAAGCTGTGCGTCCAGAACTTGACCTTGTTGAGCAGGAAGATCAATTAACACATGAAGTCTCTCTCTCAGATACAATAGATCCAGAAATTACTTTAG ATATTTTCAAGCCGGATCCTAATTTCCTAGAGAACGAAAGAAAGTATGAAGAATTAAAGAAGGCAATACTTGGTGAAGAATCTGAGGAAGGAGATTCTGATGCGGAATCAGAGGATGAAGATGACAATGAAGATGAAGAgtctgaagaagaagatgaggagcaaatgcaaataaaggacGAAACAGAGACAAACTTAATCAACCTTCGGAGAACGATCTACCTTACTATTATGTCTAGTGTTGACTTTGAAGAAGCAGGGCATAAGCTGTTGAAAATCAAACTAGAGCCTGGTCAGGAG ATGGAATTGTGCATAATGTTATTGGAGTGCTGCAGTCAGGAGAGGACTTATCTTCGTTACTATGGACTACTGGGACAGCGATTTTGCATGATTAACAAAATCCATCAAGAAAACTTTGAGAAATGCTTTGTGCAGCAGTACTCCATGATCCACCGGCTCGAAACTAATAAACTTCGTAACGTGGCCAAGTTTTTTGCTCATTTGCTCGGCACTGATGCTCTTCCTTGGCATGCTTTGGCTTATATAAGGCTGACAGAGGAGGACACAACCTCTTCTTCTcgtatatttattaaaatccTATTCCAG GAAATGTCGGAGCACCTTGGCATCCGCTTGTTGAATGAGCGTCTTAACGACCCCACCATGCAAGATTCCCTTGACTCTATTTTCCCGAAGGACAATCCCAAGAATACAAGGTTTGCTATCAACTTTTTCACTTCCATTGGTCTCGGTGGAATTACTGAAAATCTACGAGAGTATTTAAAGAACATGCCAAGGCTTATCATGCAACAACAAAAGCCCGTTTCTGAATCGGATGATGAGTCTGGGAGTTCTGGTTCAGGATCTGAATCATCATCATCCAGTTCTGACGACAGTGATAGTGAAAGTGATGATAGTCGAAGGAAGCGGAGGAGGAGAAGATAG
- the LOC125842559 gene encoding syntaxin-22-like, with protein MSFQDLESGRPLGSRRFQTNGKQDPTQAVASGIFQINTAVSTFQRLVNTLGTPKDTPELREKLHKTRVHIGQLVKDTSAKLKQASETDHHADVSASKKITDAKLAKDFQAVLKEFQKAQRLAAERETAYTPFIPQAVLPSSYTASEVDVASDNSMEQRALLVESRRQDILHLDNEIAFNEAIIEERDLGIQEVQQQIGEVNEIFKDLAVLVHEQGTMIDDIGSNIENSHAATAQGRSQLAKAAKTQRSNSSLTCLLLVIFGIILLIVIIVLAV; from the exons ATGAGTTTTCAAGATTTGGAATCGGGTCGACCTTTGGGGTCTCGTCGGTTCCAGACAAATGGGAAGCAAGACCCAACCCAAGCAGTGGCTTCTGGAATCTTCCAGATCAATACTGCTGTGTCTACGTTTCAGAGGCTAGTGAATACACTTGGTACCCCAAAAGATACGCCTGAGCTACGTGAAAAGTT GCACAAGACAAGGGTACATATTGGCCAGTTAGTCAAAGATACATCTGCTAAACTTAAGCAAGCAAGTGAAACAGATCATCATGCTGATGTCAGT GCTAGCAAGAAAATAACAGATGCTAAACTTGCTAAAGATTTTCAAGCTGTCTTGAAAGAGTTTCAAAAGGCTCAGAGACTTGCAGCAGAGAGGGAGACAGCATATACACCTTTCATTCCCCAAGCCGTTCTTCCTTCTAG TTACACAGCCAGTGAGGTAGATGTTGCTTCAGATAATAGTATGGAACAGCGAGCTCTCCTTGTGGAATCAAGAAG GCAGGATATTTTGCATTTAGACAATGAGATTGCTTTTAATGAAGCTATTATTGAGGAAAGAGATCTTGGAATACAAGAAGTACAACAACAGATTGGTGAAGTGAATGAGATTTTCAAGGATCTTGCCGTTCTTGTTCACGAGCAAGGAACTATGATTG ATGATATTGGCTCCAACATTGAGAATTCTCATGCTGCTACTGCACAAGGGAGATCACAACTTGCTAAAGCTGCAAAGACCCAAAGATCAAATTCATCTCTG ACCTGCTTGCTTCTGGTGATATTTGGGATCATACTTCTAATTGTGATCATAGTACTTGCAGTATGA
- the LOC125841755 gene encoding dolichol-phosphate mannose synthase subunit 2 yields MELADRAVGLILTLTSLSIFTYYTFWVIILPLVDSDHFVHKYFLPQEYAILIPVYAAVALICFLSMFIGYVMLKSKKKKA; encoded by the exons ATGGAGTTGGCTGACAGAGCTGTTGGGCTCATTTTAACATTGACTAGTTTGTCCATTTTTACATATTATACCTTCTGGGTTATCATTCTG CCTCTTGTTGATAGCGATCATTTCGTGCACAAGTATTTTCTACCACAAGAATACGCTATTCTCATTCCTGTATATGCTGCAGTGGCACTCATCTGCTTCTTGAGCATGTTTATTGGATACGTCATGCTCAAGtccaagaagaagaaggcatGA